The Scomber japonicus isolate fScoJap1 chromosome 21, fScoJap1.pri, whole genome shotgun sequence region ATAATGCATACAATTACTGATAAATTAACAGCGGTTCAGACAACAGTGTTAATTTAAGGTTAACTTGATCTGAAATAATTGTTAATAATTGTTTCCATTCAGGGACAAGATCAGTTATCTGGTTCTGGGAAAAGAGTCAAACTAATCAAGGTAAGGTAGTATTTTACCAGAATTTTTTGCATGATGGTGTGGTTGGTGCAGCTGCGTGGTTTGCATTGTCACAATAACATGTAACATCTTCTACACTTCTTACCATATAGCTAAAAATGGTGAGAGCTTTTCTTGAGAGTTGCAGTTTTCTTCAAAAGGATTGAATGACATTCACTCTCAGTacttgtttcttttcattttgtattgcGTTTGTTTAAAAATCGCTTATTCGTTATTTTGGAGTTCAGCTAACAAACTGACACTGCGCACGTGGAAAGCAAATCGACTGGCATGATCTGGAAGGTAATGGCTCTCCTGCCTAAAAGCATGTTGCACACTCTGGAGCTTGATCTTCAATGGATAGCTAATGAATGAACTTTGTTCTTCTAAGATGGCCGAAGACTCcctacaaaaaaaagatgaccaCCTTCTACCAACTTTAGCGAAACATCAGCCGGGACCAGAAGACATCTCTGGCCCACATTCCCAACAATTCATGCAATCCCAACCTTCCAAAGAAATGTTATACCAGCAGCGGCAGAAATGTGAGCTGCGAAGGCTCCTGAAGCACACTCACCCGGAACTAAAGATGTTGGATGAGGTTGTGGACGAGGAGCTTGCTGAGGTTTTGAGCTCAGAGAGCGGGGTGACAGCTGCTGAAACTGGATACGAGGGAGAGGTCCTTTCAAGACGCTTGATATTCGAGAACTCTGCCTTGTGTAGTAAAGTATCTGCTTACTCCCCCAAGCTGCACATGGCACAGGAAACAGCGCAAAGAGGCGATGTCAGTAAAACATCAGCTGTGTTTGAGGTGTCAGAAGAGAGGCCTCGCGCTGCAAGTGTTAAACCGACCGTGGAGGCCGACAAAACACTTGGTTCTAGTCCAGATCCTGAGTGTGAAGAGGAGATTGTAAGAATAGATGTTCAGGCTACCAGAAGGATATTTGAGAATCAATCTTTAAACACATCTAAGCTAAATCCAGATAATAAGTTCCAGGGGAAAGTTTCTATTTTCGGGGATGAGACAGGGGCAGTCCAAAAACGAAAACAGGGCTTTGAAATGTGTGACAAACAAAGTCCACAGAGCAAAACCAGAAGCAGTGACACTGATTTGACAGAACAGAGCCATAATCAAGggttgtgtgttcatgttggtCAGAGCAGTGATCATGGGTTTTCTGGCTGGGAAGAGGTTTCCACTGGTGAAACACTCTTTGAGGATGAGCCTACAAGTATTCCAGATCCAGAAGGATTTGGGGATACGATCAAAACGAGGGCAGCTCTTTTCCAAAACAACCCATTTATCTCAACAAACGTAGACAGACAGCATCCCTGTTTAAATACAGGAAAACCCCAAATCCCAGCAGTAGACAGCGAGGCAGCTGAGAACTATCTGACAGCTAATGTCAAGAACAGAGCTCATCTGTTTGATTCAATGCCATTCGATAAAATCAGACATCAGAACAAGGACGAAATAGAAACAATGGTGGAGAACATCAAGGAGACATTAAACTCCCTTCATCACGTTAACACCATACATTCAGATGGCTCAATCATCGAGGTGAATGAGACAATGATAGCAAAAAAGGCTAAATTCATGCTATCTGAGAGTGGGCCTAAGATAAAATATGATGAGGTGGCTGAAGGTGGTGCACAAAACTTCATACTCCAGTTGGTACCACGGGCAAACCTAAAGTCTCAGATCACTTACCTAAAGGAAGATTGCAAAGGAAATATGGAGGCCACAGCGGTTAATGTGCCTGTTCAGCAGGACACAGAGTGTAAAACTGCCAATGTGGTTCAACTTGTTGAGGATATTCTCAATCAAGATAACTCCCTAAGGAAAGGAGTGATAATCCAGGAGGGTATCAACAGATGTGCTGAAGTAATAGTTTACTCCCTTTACAATTATGTTGATGAGAAAGATGTGAAAAGTTACTGTCCTCCACAAGGGGACAGTGCAGAGTTTGATGAACCAAAGACAGAAAGTAAGGATGAGAGTGAACCAAAGAATCAAGGATTGAGAACTGGGGTTATTGAATCAACCATAAGCTGCCTTAACCTCTCAAATCAAACCTCTCAAGACCAAACCTGCTCAGGATCAAACAGGCCTGAAGTCACAGTAAAGGGGAATGTGAAACTGTTTAAGAGTTGTATTGAAAAGGGTGATCTGGAGTATTTAAAGACTCTTCAGGCTGAACCGACAGTTCAAGAACAGGAAATTCCTCCCATCCAAAATTTGGCGGGACAAGTCACAGAGCTTCATCCTGAACAACAAGGTGACCAGGCAGAGGATAGTACATCAGAGTGGGTACCAGTGGATGTAAAGAGACTGAAATCCATGTTCTCTGGAGATGACAGACCAGTCCAACCCAAACAACCTACCACCATCCCTCCTGCAtccaagggtcaaaatgtgccACTTGGAAATAAGCAGTCCTGCACAGAGAGGAATATCGGTGTCCTTTCCCATGTGCAAGAAAAGAACAACATCAAGGATTGTGGCATCCAAGCACAAGAACAACCGCACAGCTCTGAAGCCGCAATGCAATTTGAGGTGCTGGACGATGACAGGGTCCACCAAGCTGAATTAGTCGAGGTGATAGATGACAATGAAGAAATCCTGAACCTCAAAACAGCAATCCATAGCCTCCAACAGGCCACAATGGAAGCAAAATCTTTTTATCAGTCATCACAACATAAACAGAAAGTCCATGTTCAAGAATCTACTAAGGAACCCATTGCCTCAGGTATAATATATGATGTCAACTCAGTGAAAATGCAGAGAACAGAAGCAGAATTACCTCaagaaaatgcacaaaaagaggaaacagcTTCCAACATCACTTCAGAACATAAACcagtaaatgaaaatgagagcACATGCCTTCAAGAGATTAACTCTGTAGAAATTCATGCTACTGAGACATGCAgcaaaaagggtaaaacaagcACAGAGGTGGTCCAGGAGCAACACTTTGAAGCTGCTACGATGTCTTCAAATAGTTCAGAAACTGCTGCACAGCAAGAGGATGAGGAAATAGATTTTCAGGGTAAACTTCAATCAGCTTTGGATTCCCTGGAGAGGTCTAACATTAATGTTACTAGAGGAGACTTCAGAGCAGCGATGATATATAAAAAATCTTCCAAAGAAAGATCACAAAATGTTGATGTAGCGTCCATTCAAAAGACAACTAACAACGAGATTTGCGCAGTGACTGAATCTAAATCAAGTCTAGATGTGGCCACAGAGCCCCCAAGACAAAGTGACACCCTTAATAAACCAGCTGCAAGTGCTGCCTCAGAGAATAGCAAAAGGCCTGTTTGTCCAAAACCAGCCATCCCACCTAAACCTGAACATTTGAAGATGAAACAAAGAGACAGTCAATCAACAAGCACAGAGACTCATCATACTCATACTAttaaatctgaaatgaaaaagcTTTTGAAAGAAAATACAACTATGGCAACAACATTTCTATCAGATCAGGATGAAAATAAGCAAGAAGACCGGTCCAAAATCAACTCTGGTGCAGAGTCAAGGCCAGATTTAGAGGGTCATGAACCTACAAGAAATCTACTTTTTGGTGAAGCATTACAAATGCCCCAGGAAATCCAAAAAAGCAGAGTCCAAGGTCCAGTCATCACCTTGGAAAGTCACAATACAGATGGGAATATAATTGACcgacaaaaagaaataaatgacacagaagaggagaaaaacaccCAGAACATCCTGGTCAAAGATGATATGAATGAAACAGATGAAAGCCCTGTAGATTTCAATGAAGCATGCAAAAAATTTGGAGGTAAAAAGACACTTTCAGCGAAGAATGCCCCTGTGAAGccaaaaagagtaaaaaagcaTGACAACAAAAATCCAAAGCACTCATCTGGAGACCATAATTCAAAAATTCCTGCATACGTAGAGGCAGAACCACAACAAACTACTACTGGTCCATCAGGCAGTAACCCAAAGGCCTGTGGACAAGGTGCTGACAGCAAAAACAAGCAGGAGAGACAAATTAAACAGGAGGGGAAAGTAGAGAtgagggaaaagaaaggaagaacagagacagaggatGAATGCCGGCAGCGGCTGTCAGTTCATATGGACGAGATCATGAGAGGGAACATAACGGCAGCCATGGAAATTTTTGACAATTTGCGAAAGCAGGAGGAACTGAAGAGTATTCTCAGTCAAGTCGAAGAAATCGAAGAGGACACAAGTGAGGTTGACGTAAGGTCACTGAGGAAAGTGTTCGAGGACGTCCCTGATTGGGTCGTCGAGTCCAACAAGAGGAAACCAAAAAGTATACAAGTAgaacaaaaagaggagaggTCGCCATTATCGATGGACAAGAGTGAAAGCAAGTCCTCAATGGCGCATGTTTTTGGAGATCTTGAGAGAGCCAGTGAGGAAATTATGAATCTAAAAGAGCAGACTTTAGCCAGGCTTGTGGACATAGAGGAGGCCATAAAAAAGGCTCTTTATTCTGTCTCTACCTTGAAATCAGACTCAGATA contains the following coding sequences:
- the LOC128382866 gene encoding LIM domain-containing protein, with product MDWKSNLRRTQSLKSVPSSCDKPIWTETGLRDKTASVSQLVASGLLETKETALESLMKRNEERERSQVKTNLSRSRSMGSLQSSAGSIDALKSLFESKASTQNKLKSSFRAENVMSPSNAPNTLPVMNGEVEGVKRATEEQKTHIPAHASVNAKPDAKEENASRKVVNQTRLERRKTIGGIDFEKMAASQADEKRRSYADSWDSSFNQTKDQLCISVKAISALYLSKVATQEPTHSIVKPMAEDSLQKKDDHLLPTLAKHQPGPEDISGPHSQQFMQSQPSKEMLYQQRQKCELRRLLKHTHPELKMLDEVVDEELAEVLSSESGVTAAETGYEGEVLSRRLIFENSALCSKVSAYSPKLHMAQETAQRGDVSKTSAVFEVSEERPRAASVKPTVEADKTLGSSPDPECEEEIVRIDVQATRRIFENQSLNTSKLNPDNKFQGKVSIFGDETGAVQKRKQGFEMCDKQSPQSKTRSSDTDLTEQSHNQGLCVHVGQSSDHGFSGWEEVSTGETLFEDEPTSIPDPEGFGDTIKTRAALFQNNPFISTNVDRQHPCLNTGKPQIPAVDSEAAENYLTANVKNRAHLFDSMPFDKIRHQNKDEIETMVENIKETLNSLHHVNTIHSDGSIIEVNETMIAKKAKFMLSESGPKIKYDEVAEGGAQNFILQLVPRANLKSQITYLKEDCKGNMEATAVNVPVQQDTECKTANVVQLVEDILNQDNSLRKGVIIQEGINRCAEVIVYSLYNYVDEKDVKSYCPPQGDSAEFDEPKTESKDESEPKNQGLRTGVIESTISCLNLSNQTSQDQTCSGSNRPEVTVKGNVKLFKSCIEKGDLEYLKTLQAEPTVQEQEIPPIQNLAGQVTELHPEQQGDQAEDSTSEWVPVDVKRLKSMFSGDDRPVQPKQPTTIPPASKGQNVPLGNKQSCTERNIGVLSHVQEKNNIKDCGIQAQEQPHSSEAAMQFEVLDDDRVHQAELVEVIDDNEEILNLKTAIHSLQQATMEAKSFYQSSQHKQKVHVQESTKEPIASGIIYDVNSVKMQRTEAELPQENAQKEETASNITSEHKPVNENESTCLQEINSVEIHATETCSKKGKTSTEVVQEQHFEAATMSSNSSETAAQQEDEEIDFQGKLQSALDSLERSNINVTRGDFRAAMIYKKSSKERSQNVDVASIQKTTNNEICAVTESKSSLDVATEPPRQSDTLNKPAASAASENSKRPVCPKPAIPPKPEHLKMKQRDSQSTSTETHHTHTIKSEMKKLLKENTTMATTFLSDQDENKPDLEGHEPTRNLLFGEALQMPQEIQKSRVQGPVITLESHNTDGNIIDRQKEINDTEEEKNTQNILVKDDMNETDESPVDFNEACKKFGGKKTLSAKNAPVKPKRVKKHDNKNPKHSSGDHNSKIPAYVEAEPQQTTTGPSGSNPKACGQGADSKNKQERQIKQEGKVEMREKKGRTETEDECRQRLSVHMDEIMRGNITAAMEIFDNLRKQEELKSILSQVEEIEEDTSEVDVRSLRKVFEDVPDWVVESNKRKPKSIQVEQKEERSPLSMDKSESKSSMAHVFGDLERASEEIMNLKEQTLARLVDIEEAIKKALYSVSTLKSDSDIAGLSCLFKESLGTVHGSPSSGNISKISIGSSRKQSVMTQEGPTTQGSTALPAGQGASLEIASAKQRASPPSSPAFISIQSAARKTEMLSPETTTCPTCQHSPKTEEKFRTTKILQCNSPAENDPRKGGQKQSSYSPLNPKQELSVLEVQADGKGSGILGNKTVTENYERTDNFGNRFFSSKTSTVVNTPPEIMTSSTGQALNSPAQHQVTKYPEVRLPINQKP